A window of Malania oleifera isolate guangnan ecotype guangnan chromosome 5, ASM2987363v1, whole genome shotgun sequence contains these coding sequences:
- the LOC131156781 gene encoding uncharacterized protein LOC131156781, protein MEEFVSPRFDGIGNAVTIRKKRSQTFRRPRPDSQLITERHDHSTSSSTPPSDDVSKLSSDENGGYDTISRRKEFNLNHCASRAVSSSKVEDEKTDRNIKGEDGGLKALYSNGGLRDGTEQRQSSNKKRCSEGVLAPANWKSTNKMKKSLESLSKNVDISGNNYENQSFRQSDIHFDGSGNESKVKKVKLKVGGVTRTIQANCTNNGAMGDGSSRKSSKSSDASHVQQKLISQENSDDNHSPLSNKRSGLQGIPWKDFSRVGFNLGKEDSLMGRIKNGDKLEPVRKSKRVPKRRIMDGAFDDDDDEDDEIRYLEKLKTSKLTAVYKDDEEELNKKQRRVSRVSRTVEGKHDDKSNDISRLGKESKKSRSVDVSEDTDYEEEDDPVSDCELEGKNRRKRPRKESVEVLMEGKREMTLTTRQRALQSGKDASAPGASLIEFPNGLPNAPSRKQKEKLSEVEQQLKKAEAAQRRRMQVEKAARESEAEAIRKILGQDSSRKKREDKMKKRREELAQEKAANALTLASNTVRWVMGPTGTTVTFPKDMGLPSIFDSKPCSYPPPREKCAGPSCTNPYKYRDSKSKLPLCSLQCYKAIQGRVSG, encoded by the exons ATGGAAGAGTTTGTTAGTCCGCGCTTTGATGGTATTGGGAATGCTGTAACAATAAGAAAAAAGAGGAGCCAAACATTCCGTCGCCCTCGACCTGATTCACAGTTAATTACTGAAAGGCATGATCATTCAACCTCCTCGTCAACACCGCCTTCAGATGATGTGAGTAAGCTCTCCAGTGATGAGAATGGGGGTTATGACACCATTTCTAGGCGGAAAGAGTTCAATCTTAATCATTGTGCATCTAGAGCTGTTTCTTCTAGCAAAGTAGAAGATGAAAAAACTGATAGAAACATTAAAGGGGAGGATGGAGGGTTGAAAGCCTTGTACAGCAATGGTGGTTTGAGAGATGGCACTGAGCAGAGACAAAGTTCAAATAAAAAACGTTGTAGTGAAGGTGTCCTTGCCCCTGCTAATTGGAAAAGCACAAACAAGATGAAGAAAAGTTTGGAATCGCTGTCAAAAAATGTAGATATTAGTGGAAACAATTATGAAAATCAGAGTTTTAGGCAGTCAGATATTCATTTTGATGGATCAGGAAATGAAAGCAAGGTTAAAAAAGTAAAACTTAAGGTTGGTGGGGTTACGCGTACTATTCAAGCCAACTGTACAAATAATGGTGCTATGGGGGATGGATCTTCCAGAAAGAGTTCTAAATCTTCAGACGCTTCACATGTGCAGCAGAAGCTGATTTCTCAG GAGAATTCAGACGATAACCATTCCCCTCtttcaaataaaagaagtggCTTGCAGGGAATACCATGGAAGGATTTCTCAAGAGTTGGTTTTAATCTTGGGAAAGAGGATTCTTTGATGGGGAGGATAAAAAATGGAGACAAGTTGGAGCCAGTTCGTAAGAGCAAGCGGGTCCCTAAGAGGCGCATAATGGATGGGGCATTTGATGATGACGATGACGAGGATGATGAGATCCGGTACCTGGAGAAGCTAAAGACATCAAAACTTACTGCAGTGTATAAAGATGATGAGGAAGAATTAAACAAAAAACAGCGAAGGGTATCTAGGGTTTCAAGGACGGTTGAGGGGAAGCATGATGATAAATCGAACGATATTTCAAGGTTGGGCAAAGAAAGTAAGAAGTCTAGGTCAGTTGATGTATCTGAGGATACAGATTATGAGGAAGAAGATGATCCAGTGTCTGATTGTGAACTTGAAGGTAAAAATAGGAGGAAGAGACCAAGGAAAGAATCTGTTGAAGTTTTGATGGAAGGTAAGAGGGAAATGACTCTAACGACGCGTCAGCGGGCCCTTCAGTCCGGCAAAGATGCTTCTGCACCTGGTGCAAGCTTGATCGAGTTTCCAAATGGGTTGCCTAATGCCCCGTCTAGAA agcaaaaggagaAACTCTCTGAAGTGGAGCAGCAACTAAAGAAGGCTGAGGCTGCTCAGAGACGTAGAATGCAAGTTGAGAAGGCAGCTAGGGAATCTGAG GCTGAAGCAATTAGAAAAATACTCGGTCAAGATTCCAGTAGGAAGAAGCGGGAAGATAAAATGAAGAAGCGCCGGGAAGAATTGGCTCAG GAGAAGGCTGCCAATGCTCTAACGCTTGCATCAAACACGGTCAGATGGGTTATGGGTCCTACTGGCACTACTGTGACATTCCCCAAAGATATGGGCCTGCCTAGTATATTTGATTCCAAACCTTGCAG TTACCCTCCTCCACGTGAAAAATGTGCCGGTCCATCTTGTACTAATCCGTACAAATATCGAGATTCTAAGTCAAAGCTCCCTCTTTGCAGTCTTCAATGCTATAAGGCAATTCAGGGAAGGGTTTCAGGCTGA